A region of the Amycolatopsis sp. cg13 genome:
CGTCGGCGTCGGCGGTGATGTCCTCCGCGATCCGCACGCCGTGCCCGAGCCGTTCCGCACCGCAGTACTGGATTGCCTCGCCGATCGACGGAAGTCCGAACGCTTCGCCGGCATGAATAGTGAAGTGCGCATTGTTCCGGCGCAAATAGTCGAATGCGTCCAGATTTCGGGTGGGCGGGAATCCGTCCTCCGGTCCGGCGATGTCGAATCCGGCCACGCCGGCGTCGCGGTAGCGCACCGCGAGTTCGGCGATCTCGAGCGCGCGGGCGTGCTGGCGCATGCCGCACAACAGGGTCCGCACCCGGATCCGGCCACCGCCCGCGGCTACCCTCCGCATCCCTTCGGCGAAGCCTTCCTGGACGGCCTCAACCACTGCATCGAGTGACAGTCCGCGTTCCACGAACAGCTCCGGCGCATACCTCAGCTCGGCGTACACGACCCCGTCCGCGGCCAGGTCTTCCACCGCTTCGGCGGCAACCCTGACCAGCGCATCGTCGGTTTGCATGACACCACACGTATGGGCGAACGTTTCGAGGTACGACACGAGGGAACCGGAGTCCGCGACGGCGCGGAACCAGCGGCCGAGTTCCTCGGGATCCGTCGCGGGAAGGTCCCGGTAGCCGAGATCCTCGGCGAGTTCGGCGACCGTGCCCGGGCGCAAGCCGCCGTCGAGGTGATCGTGGAGCAGGACCTTGGGGGCACGGCGCAGGATCTCCGCGCTCAGCGGGGTTACGTCCGACATGCTCCAACGGTAGCCTCGCTGTCATTCCCCTACCTGGCCGTAACCGAGAGCACCGGAACAACCCTCTGCTCAGCACTGTGCGCAAGGAATCGGCCATCCGGGTGGCGCGCCCCTTATCCGCGTTCCCCGGGGGCCATACGCACAGCAATTTTCTTCATCGATAAGCTCGGGTCAGTCCCTTCCATTTTCCCCGCCGACGAAGGACACCGCAGTGACCACTGACAACCACATTGCCGCTCCGTCGTTCGACCGGATGCGCAACATGCTGGTGCGCGCGGCCGAGGTTCGTGAGAGCGAGCAGCAGCAGATCTTCGACGCGCTCGACGACATCTACGCCCGGCTCGCGCCGGTGGACTCCCTCGGCGCGGTGCGCAAGCGGCTGTCGGAAATGCCGGACCGGACCGAGGTCGGGGTGCTGGCGGAGCGCCTCGACGAGGCGATGACGCGGCTGGAGTCCCAGGACAACGCGATCGCCGCGCTCACGCACGCGGTGGAGAGCATCGTCGACAAGCTGGCGAAGCCCTTCGCCCAGCTCGACGGACGCCTCGACGGCGTGGCGGCGCGGTTCGAGGGCGTCGCGGGCCGGATGGACGGGCTCGAGGACAAGCTGCAGAACATCCACCGTCGGCTCGACGAGCTGGGCGGGCACCTGGACAAGCAGGACGCGAAGCTCGAATCGCTGCCGCAGGCCACGCAGGGCCCGATCCGCGACCGGATCGAGATGGCCGAGACGTCGCTGCGCGAGCGGATCGAGACCACGGACCAGGAACTGCGCTCCCGCGTGGACGAACTGGACCGCGCGACGAAGGAACGCATCGCGAACGCGACCGACGCGCTGAAGAGCGCGGTCTCCGACACCGGCGAGATGATCGACCCGGCCGCGCGCCTCGACTCCGTGGGCACGAAGCTCGAAACGATCACCCAGCGTCTCGACGACCTGTCCGGCCGCATCGACAAGGTCGAAGACGACGTCACCGGCCGCATCGGCGACCTGGACGGCTCGGTCCGCAGCGGCCTGTCGAAGGTCGAAAGCACGCTGTCGAAGCAGCCGGACACCGACTCGGTCGACTCGCTGGTGCGCCGCAGCAACGACGAATCGGTCCGCCG
Encoded here:
- a CDS encoding adenosine deaminase gives rise to the protein MSDVTPLSAEILRRAPKVLLHDHLDGGLRPGTVAELAEDLGYRDLPATDPEELGRWFRAVADSGSLVSYLETFAHTCGVMQTDDALVRVAAEAVEDLAADGVVYAELRYAPELFVERGLSLDAVVEAVQEGFAEGMRRVAAGGGRIRVRTLLCGMRQHARALEIAELAVRYRDAGVAGFDIAGPEDGFPPTRNLDAFDYLRRNNAHFTIHAGEAFGLPSIGEAIQYCGAERLGHGVRIAEDITADADGNVHLGRLAGYVRDRRIPLEICPSSNVQTGTVPSLAEHPIGLLARLRFRVTVNTDNRLMSGCTMTSEFAALAETFGFGLDDFRWFTINAMKSAFLDFDERLELIEKVVKPGYAALG
- a CDS encoding PA containing protein, which encodes MTTDNHIAAPSFDRMRNMLVRAAEVRESEQQQIFDALDDIYARLAPVDSLGAVRKRLSEMPDRTEVGVLAERLDEAMTRLESQDNAIAALTHAVESIVDKLAKPFAQLDGRLDGVAARFEGVAGRMDGLEDKLQNIHRRLDELGGHLDKQDAKLESLPQATQGPIRDRIEMAETSLRERIETTDQELRSRVDELDRATKERIANATDALKSAVSDTGEMIDPAARLDSVGTKLETITQRLDDLSGRIDKVEDDVTGRIGDLDGSVRSGLSKVESTLSKQPDTDSVDSLVRRSNDESVRRIGGQLDEAMATFAELMLGGGPAVQQIAPPPPAPRQPRRSSRNGRSPKAADAKAKAGGDADESTD